In Mycobacterium stomatepiae, the following are encoded in one genomic region:
- the qcrA gene encoding cytochrome bc1 complex Rieske iron-sulfur subunit, which translates to MSSESTGVGKEPDEAALAAMSNQELLELGGKIDGVETVFKEPRWPVEGTKAEKRAERGVALWLLLGGGFGLALLLIFLFWPWEYKSNEQAGNFMYSLTTPLYGFTFGMSVLSIAIGAILYQKRFIPEEISIQDRHDGASRDIDRKTVVANLTDAYQTSTIGRRKLIGASFGLGMGAFGLGTLVAFAGGLIKNPWKPVVPTADGMKAVLWTSGWTPRYHGETIYLARATGATDGAPFVKMRPEDIDAGGMETVFPWRESDGDGTTVESHEKLIGIKMGARNPVMLIRIRPTDMQRVVKRQNQESFNFGEFFAFTKVCSHLGCPSSLYEQQSYRILCPCHQSQFDALHFAKPIFGPAARALAQLPITIDSNGYLVANGDFIEPVGPAFWERTTT; encoded by the coding sequence ATGAGCTCGGAAAGCACTGGCGTCGGTAAAGAGCCGGACGAGGCCGCACTGGCCGCGATGTCCAACCAGGAACTGCTCGAACTGGGCGGCAAGATCGACGGCGTCGAGACCGTCTTCAAGGAGCCGCGCTGGCCGGTCGAGGGCACCAAGGCCGAGAAGCGTGCCGAGCGCGGCGTCGCCCTGTGGCTTTTGCTGGGCGGCGGTTTCGGGCTGGCGCTGCTGCTGATCTTCTTGTTCTGGCCGTGGGAGTACAAGTCGAACGAGCAGGCGGGTAACTTCATGTACTCGCTGACCACCCCGCTGTACGGCTTCACGTTCGGGATGTCCGTCCTGTCGATCGCCATCGGCGCGATCCTGTACCAGAAACGCTTTATCCCGGAAGAGATTTCAATTCAGGACCGCCACGACGGCGCCTCCCGCGACATCGACCGCAAGACGGTCGTCGCCAACCTGACCGACGCCTACCAGACGTCGACGATCGGGCGCCGCAAGCTGATCGGGGCATCGTTCGGGCTGGGCATGGGCGCGTTCGGGCTCGGCACCTTGGTGGCTTTTGCCGGCGGCCTGATCAAGAACCCGTGGAAGCCGGTCGTGCCGACCGCCGACGGCATGAAAGCGGTGTTGTGGACGTCCGGTTGGACCCCGCGCTACCACGGCGAGACCATCTACCTGGCACGCGCCACCGGTGCCACCGACGGTGCGCCGTTCGTCAAGATGCGCCCCGAGGACATCGACGCCGGCGGCATGGAGACCGTCTTCCCATGGCGCGAGTCCGACGGCGACGGCACCACGGTGGAGTCGCACGAGAAGCTGATCGGCATCAAGATGGGTGCCCGTAATCCCGTGATGCTCATCCGGATTCGACCCACCGACATGCAGCGGGTGGTCAAGCGCCAGAACCAGGAGAGCTTCAACTTCGGCGAGTTCTTCGCCTTCACCAAGGTCTGCTCGCACCTGGGCTGCCCGTCGTCGCTGTACGAGCAGCAGTCCTACCGAATCCTGTGCCCCTGCCACCAGTCGCAGTTCGACGCATTGCATTTCGCCAAGCCGATCTTCGGCCCGGCGGCGCGTGCATTGGCGCAGCTGCCGATCACCATCGACTCAAACGGGTATCTGGTTGCCAACGGCGACTTCATCGAGCCCGTCGGTCCTGCATTCTGGGAGAGGACGACAACATGA
- the qcrC gene encoding cytochrome bc1 complex diheme cytochrome c subunit, giving the protein MKKLGFTRSRGRKPQSQPRKEQSRRRLRRRLSGGLLLMIALTISGGLAAVLTPTPQVAVADESNSALLRNGKQLFDTSCVSCHGANLQGVPDHGPSLIGVGEAAVYFQVSSGRMPAMRGEAQAPRKAPIFDEAQTDALGAYVQANGGGPTVVRNPDGTIAMHSLRGEDLGRGGDLFRLNCASCHNFTGKGGALSSGKFAPDLGEASEQQILTAMLTGPQNMPKFADRQLSFEAKKDIIGYVKSVTEERSPGGYGLGGFGPAPEGMAAWIIGMVAAIALALWIGARA; this is encoded by the coding sequence TTGAAGAAACTGGGATTCACCCGATCCCGCGGCCGCAAGCCGCAGAGCCAACCGCGGAAAGAGCAGTCGCGGCGGCGTCTTCGCCGCCGGCTGTCCGGCGGCCTGCTGCTGATGATCGCGCTGACCATCTCGGGTGGGCTGGCCGCCGTGCTGACCCCCACGCCCCAGGTCGCCGTCGCCGACGAGTCGAACTCGGCGCTGCTGCGCAACGGCAAACAGCTGTTCGACACCTCGTGCGTGTCGTGCCATGGCGCGAACCTGCAGGGCGTGCCCGACCACGGACCCAGCCTGATCGGCGTCGGCGAGGCCGCCGTCTACTTCCAGGTGTCCAGCGGTCGCATGCCGGCCATGCGCGGTGAGGCGCAGGCCCCGCGTAAAGCGCCGATCTTCGACGAGGCCCAGACCGACGCGCTCGGGGCCTACGTGCAGGCCAACGGCGGCGGGCCCACGGTGGTGCGCAACCCCGACGGCACCATCGCGATGCACTCGCTGCGCGGCGAGGACCTCGGTCGCGGCGGTGACCTGTTCCGGCTCAACTGCGCCTCGTGCCACAACTTCACCGGTAAGGGCGGCGCGCTGTCGTCGGGCAAGTTCGCGCCCGACCTCGGTGAGGCCAGCGAGCAGCAGATCCTGACCGCGATGCTGACCGGCCCGCAGAACATGCCGAAGTTCGCCGATCGCCAGCTGTCCTTCGAAGCCAAGAAGGACATCATCGGCTACGTCAAGAGCGTCACCGAGGAGCGCTCGCCGGGCGGCTACGGCCTCGGCGGGTTCGGACCCGCGCCCGAGGGCATGGCGGCGTGGATCATCGGGATGGTCGCGGCCATCGCGTTGGCACTGTGGATTGGGGCGCGAGCATGA
- the ctaE gene encoding aa3-type cytochrome oxidase subunit III — protein MTSAVGTSGTAITSRVHSLNRPNMVSVGTIVWLSSELMFFAGLFAFYFTARAQAGGNWPPPPTELNLYQAVPVTLVLIASSFTCQMGVFAAERGDVFGLRRWYVITFLMGLFFVLGQAYEYYHLATHGTTIHGSAYGSVFYLATGFHGLHVTGGLIAFIFLLARTGMSKFTPAQATASIVVSYYWHFVDIVWIALFTVIYFIR, from the coding sequence GTGACGAGTGCTGTAGGGACCTCGGGGACCGCGATCACGTCGCGAGTTCATTCGCTGAATCGGCCCAACATGGTCAGTGTCGGCACCATAGTGTGGCTGTCGAGCGAGCTTATGTTCTTTGCTGGCCTGTTCGCGTTCTATTTCACGGCGCGGGCGCAGGCCGGCGGGAACTGGCCACCGCCGCCCACCGAGCTGAACCTGTATCAGGCCGTGCCGGTGACTTTGGTGTTGATTGCGTCGTCGTTCACCTGCCAGATGGGCGTGTTCGCCGCCGAGCGCGGCGACGTCTTCGGCCTGCGCCGCTGGTATGTGATCACCTTCCTGATGGGACTGTTCTTCGTCCTCGGGCAGGCCTACGAGTACTACCACCTGGCCACCCACGGGACGACCATCCACGGCAGCGCCTACGGCAGCGTGTTCTATCTGGCCACCGGCTTCCATGGCCTGCACGTCACCGGCGGGCTGATCGCTTTCATATTCCTGCTGGCCCGCACCGGGATGAGCAAGTTCACCCCGGCGCAGGCGACGGCCAGCATCGTCGTGTCTTACTACTGGCATTTCGTCGACATCGTGTGGATCGCGCTGTTCACCGTGATCTATTTCATCCGCTGA
- the trpD gene encoding anthranilate phosphoribosyltransferase: MVPRAFSATAPGATPTWPQLLGRLTDGQNLARGQAAWAMDQIMTGNARPAQIAAFAVAMKMKVPTAAEVSELADVMLSHARRIPADAIRDDAVDIVGTGGDGVNTVNLSTMAAIVVAAAGVPVVKHGNRAASSLSGGADTLEALGVRIDLGPDQVARSLSEVGIGFCFAPAFHPSYRHASVVRREIGIPTVFNLLGPLTNPALPRAGLIGCAFANLAEVMAGVFAARRASVLVVHGDDGLDELTTTTTSTIWRVQAGTVDKLTFDPAGFGFARAELDQLLGGDAYANAEEVRAVLGGVKGAVRDAVVLNAAGAIVAHAGLSSRAEWLPAWEDGLERATAAIDSGAAEELLARWVRFSQQV, from the coding sequence CTGGTGCCCCGGGCGTTTTCCGCGACGGCTCCCGGGGCCACGCCGACCTGGCCGCAGCTGCTGGGCCGGCTCACCGACGGGCAGAACCTGGCCCGCGGTCAGGCCGCGTGGGCGATGGACCAGATCATGACCGGCAACGCCCGTCCGGCCCAGATCGCGGCGTTCGCGGTCGCGATGAAGATGAAGGTGCCGACCGCCGCCGAGGTCAGCGAGCTGGCCGACGTGATGCTCAGCCACGCGCGCCGCATCCCCGCCGACGCGATCCGCGACGACGCTGTCGACATCGTCGGCACCGGCGGCGACGGCGTCAACACCGTCAACCTGTCCACGATGGCCGCCATCGTGGTCGCGGCCGCGGGGGTGCCGGTGGTCAAACACGGCAATCGCGCGGCGTCGTCGCTGTCCGGCGGCGCCGACACGCTCGAGGCTCTGGGTGTGCGCATCGACCTGGGACCCGACCAGGTCGCCCGCAGCCTCAGCGAGGTCGGCATCGGGTTCTGCTTCGCGCCGGCGTTCCATCCGTCCTACCGGCACGCGTCGGTGGTACGCCGCGAGATCGGCATACCGACGGTCTTCAATCTCCTTGGACCGCTGACCAATCCGGCGTTACCGCGGGCGGGGCTGATCGGTTGCGCGTTCGCCAACCTGGCGGAGGTGATGGCCGGGGTGTTCGCCGCGCGACGGGCCAGCGTGCTGGTCGTGCACGGCGACGACGGGCTGGACGAGCTGACCACCACCACCACGAGCACGATCTGGCGCGTGCAGGCGGGCACGGTGGACAAGCTGACGTTCGACCCCGCGGGATTCGGGTTCGCCCGCGCCGAACTCGACCAACTGCTGGGCGGCGACGCCTACGCCAACGCCGAGGAGGTGCGCGCGGTGCTGGGCGGTGTCAAGGGCGCCGTCCGCGACGCCGTCGTGCTCAACGCCGCCGGCGCGATCGTCGCCCATGCGGGCCTATCCAGCCGCGCTGAATGGCTGCCGGCGTGGGAGGACGGGCTGGAGCGCGCCACCGCGGCCATCGACTCCGGGGCCGCCGAAGAGCTGCTCGCGCGTTGGGTGCGGTTTAGCCAGCAGGTCTGA
- the ripC gene encoding peptidoglycan hydrolase RipC, with amino-acid sequence MSFGSAHSISRVITRSVIGTLAGLTVLSGVCAANVAADPADDALAKLSELSRQAEQTTEAMHSAQLDLNEKLAAQQAADKKHADDQAAVDGARARLASFQNAVNKLAAATYMGGRVDGMEAMLTAQSPQGLIDKMAVQRVMATQMSTQMASFRVAGEQAAKAEQESAKSAADAKSAAEQAAAVRASLQSKQSQLQVQIAVVKSQYVSLSPQQRTALADPGQVPAAAPAPGAPPPDALPPGAPPAPGALPPGDAPPQNAMFPGLPGMAPGGPSGIGGDRASVVQAALTQVGTPYSWGGAAPGGFDCSGLVMWAFQQAGISLPHSSQAQAHGGQPVALSDLQPGDVLTFYSDASHSGIYIGDGMMIHSSTYGVPVRVVPMNSSGPIYDARRY; translated from the coding sequence TTGAGTTTCGGCTCCGCGCATTCGATCTCGCGTGTCATCACACGGTCAGTCATCGGGACGCTGGCAGGCCTCACGGTCTTATCGGGTGTCTGTGCCGCCAATGTGGCGGCCGATCCGGCCGACGATGCGCTGGCAAAGCTCAGTGAGCTGTCGCGGCAGGCCGAGCAGACCACCGAGGCCATGCACAGCGCGCAGCTCGACCTCAACGAGAAGCTCGCGGCCCAGCAGGCCGCCGACAAGAAGCACGCGGATGACCAGGCCGCGGTGGACGGGGCGCGGGCCCGGCTGGCGAGCTTCCAGAACGCCGTCAACAAACTCGCCGCCGCGACCTACATGGGTGGCCGCGTCGACGGCATGGAGGCCATGCTGACCGCGCAATCGCCGCAGGGCCTGATCGACAAGATGGCCGTCCAGCGCGTGATGGCGACCCAAATGTCTACGCAGATGGCGAGTTTCCGGGTTGCCGGTGAGCAGGCCGCCAAGGCCGAGCAGGAATCGGCCAAGTCCGCCGCCGACGCCAAGAGCGCGGCCGAGCAGGCCGCCGCGGTGCGGGCCAGCCTGCAGTCCAAGCAGAGCCAGCTGCAGGTTCAGATCGCCGTCGTGAAATCGCAGTACGTCTCCCTGTCTCCGCAGCAGCGCACCGCGCTGGCCGACCCCGGGCAGGTGCCTGCCGCAGCTCCGGCTCCCGGTGCGCCCCCGCCGGACGCGCTGCCGCCCGGTGCCCCGCCGGCGCCCGGCGCGCTACCGCCCGGTGACGCTCCGCCGCAGAATGCGATGTTCCCCGGACTGCCCGGAATGGCGCCCGGTGGTCCCAGTGGCATCGGCGGTGATCGCGCCAGCGTCGTGCAGGCTGCGCTGACCCAGGTCGGAACGCCGTACTCGTGGGGCGGCGCCGCACCGGGCGGGTTCGACTGCTCCGGACTGGTGATGTGGGCGTTCCAGCAGGCCGGCATCTCGCTGCCGCACTCCAGCCAGGCGCAGGCGCATGGCGGCCAGCCGGTGGCACTGTCGGACCTGCAGCCCGGCGATGTGCTGACCTTCTATTCCGACGCGTCACATAGCGGCATCTACATCGGCGACGGGATGATGATTCACTCGTCGACCTACGGCGTGCCGGTACGGGTGGTGCCGATGAACTCGTCCGGCCCGATCTACGACGCCCGCCGTTACTGA
- the pimB gene encoding GDP-mannose-dependent alpha-(1-6)-phosphatidylinositol monomannoside mannosyltransferase codes for MSRVLLVTNDFPPRRGGIQSYLAEFVGRLVNTGSHAVLVYAPQWKGADVFDAEAAGYRVVRHPGTLMLPGPAVDARMRRLIGDHGIDTVWFGAAAPLALLAARARQAGATRVLASTHGHEVGWSMLPGARSVLRRIGNDTDVVTFVSRYTRSRFATAFGPAASLEYLPSGVDTDRFRPDPAGRAELRNRYGLGERPTVVCLSRLVPRKGQDTLIKALPSIRKRIDGAALVIVGGGPYLDTLRKLASDCCVADHVTFTGAVPSAELPAHYALADVFAMPCRTRGAGLDVEGLGIVFLEASATGVPVVAGDSGGAPEAVQHNKTGLVVDGNSVRKVGDAVAELLADPARAAAMGAAGREWVTSQWRWDILAARLAGLLRADDAGRAGGTARSRGTAG; via the coding sequence GTGAGCCGGGTCCTGCTGGTAACCAACGACTTTCCGCCGCGGCGCGGCGGCATCCAGTCCTACCTGGCCGAGTTCGTCGGCCGGCTGGTGAACACCGGGTCGCATGCGGTGCTGGTGTACGCGCCGCAGTGGAAGGGCGCCGACGTGTTCGACGCGGAAGCGGCCGGCTACCGGGTGGTGCGCCATCCGGGCACGCTGATGCTGCCCGGGCCGGCGGTCGACGCCCGGATGCGCCGGCTGATCGGCGACCACGGCATCGACACCGTCTGGTTCGGCGCGGCCGCACCGCTGGCGCTGCTGGCGGCGCGGGCGCGGCAGGCTGGGGCGACCCGGGTGCTGGCCAGCACGCACGGCCACGAGGTGGGCTGGTCGATGCTCCCGGGGGCGCGGTCGGTGCTGCGGCGCATCGGCAACGACACCGACGTCGTGACGTTCGTCAGCCGCTACACGCGGTCCCGGTTCGCGACGGCGTTCGGGCCCGCGGCATCGCTGGAGTACCTGCCGTCGGGGGTGGACACCGATCGGTTCCGGCCCGACCCGGCCGGACGTGCGGAGCTGCGCAACCGCTACGGACTGGGGGAGCGGCCCACCGTCGTGTGCCTGTCGCGGTTGGTGCCACGCAAGGGCCAGGACACGTTGATCAAGGCGCTGCCGTCGATACGGAAACGCATCGACGGCGCCGCCCTGGTGATCGTCGGCGGCGGCCCGTACCTGGACACCCTGCGCAAGCTGGCCTCCGACTGCTGCGTGGCCGACCACGTGACGTTCACCGGCGCGGTGCCCTCCGCCGAGCTGCCCGCTCACTACGCGCTGGCCGACGTGTTCGCGATGCCATGCCGCACCCGTGGCGCGGGCTTGGACGTCGAGGGCTTGGGCATCGTCTTCCTCGAGGCCTCGGCGACCGGCGTACCGGTGGTCGCCGGCGACTCGGGTGGAGCTCCGGAAGCGGTGCAGCACAATAAGACTGGCCTCGTCGTCGACGGGAATTCGGTGCGCAAGGTCGGCGACGCCGTCGCCGAGCTGCTGGCCGACCCGGCCCGGGCCGCCGCGATGGGCGCGGCCGGACGCGAATGGGTGACGTCGCAGTGGCGCTGGGACATTCTGGCCGCTCGGCTGGCCGGCCTGCTGCGAGCCGACGATGCGGGCCGGGCTGGGGGCACCGCACGCTCGCGGGGGACGGCCGGTTGA
- a CDS encoding AMP-dependent synthetase/ligase gives MREYSVPARFSIGEHDNIAAMVFEHERDDPSFVIYQRQIDGVWTDVTCAEAAQQIRSAALGLIALGVAAGDRVSIFSATRYEWAILDLAILSIGAVTVPIYETSSAEQVRWVLQDSGAVVAFAETDAHAATVTELTGELPALRRVLHIDGAGPKALEQLEEAGAAVDPAELEARLAALRPEDPATLIYTSGTTGRPKGCQLTHSNLLYETRGAKECLPTLLNEGQRLLIFLPLAHVLARSLTLSAFANKVTCGFTSDIKNLLPMLAVFKPTVVVSVPRVFEKVYNTAEQNAANDGKGAIFARAVQTAVDWSEAHDNRGPGLLLRAKHALFDRLVYHKLRAALGGDCHASVSGGAPLGARLGHFYRGVGLTIHEGYGLTETSSAITVNQVGRVKIGTVGTLLPGNSMRIADDGELLVRGGVVFSGYWHNEQATAEAFSDGWFKTGDLGALDEDGFLKITGRKKEIIVTAGGKNVAPAVLEDQLRAHPLISQAMVVGDAKPFVAALITIDPEAFGGWKQRNSKAEGSSVGDLATDPDLVAEVDAAVKQANLAVSHAESIRKFRILPVDFTEDTGELTPTMKLKRNVVAEKFASDIEALYDKE, from the coding sequence GTGCGTGAGTACAGCGTTCCCGCCCGCTTTTCTATCGGTGAGCACGACAACATCGCGGCCATGGTCTTCGAGCACGAGCGCGACGACCCCAGCTTTGTCATCTACCAACGTCAGATCGACGGGGTGTGGACCGACGTCACGTGCGCCGAGGCCGCCCAGCAAATTCGTTCGGCGGCACTGGGCCTGATCGCGCTGGGCGTGGCGGCCGGCGACCGGGTGTCAATCTTCTCCGCGACCCGCTACGAGTGGGCGATCCTCGACCTGGCCATCCTCTCGATCGGCGCCGTCACCGTGCCGATCTACGAGACCTCGTCGGCAGAGCAGGTCCGCTGGGTGCTGCAGGACTCCGGAGCCGTCGTGGCATTCGCCGAAACCGACGCACACGCCGCGACGGTTACCGAGCTCACCGGCGAACTCCCCGCCCTGCGCCGGGTGCTGCACATCGACGGGGCGGGCCCCAAGGCGCTCGAGCAGCTCGAGGAGGCCGGCGCGGCGGTCGACCCGGCGGAGTTGGAGGCCCGCCTCGCGGCGCTGCGCCCCGAAGATCCCGCGACGCTGATCTACACGTCGGGCACCACCGGACGTCCCAAGGGGTGCCAACTCACGCATTCCAACCTGCTGTATGAAACCCGAGGCGCCAAGGAGTGCCTGCCCACCCTGCTGAACGAGGGGCAGCGGCTGCTGATCTTCCTCCCGCTGGCGCACGTGCTGGCCCGCTCGCTGACCCTGTCCGCGTTTGCCAACAAGGTGACCTGCGGGTTCACCAGCGACATCAAGAACCTGCTGCCGATGCTGGCGGTGTTCAAGCCGACCGTGGTGGTGTCGGTGCCGCGGGTGTTCGAGAAGGTTTACAACACGGCCGAGCAGAACGCCGCCAACGACGGCAAGGGGGCGATCTTCGCGCGGGCCGTGCAGACCGCGGTCGACTGGAGCGAGGCGCACGACAACCGCGGGCCCGGGCTGCTGCTGCGCGCCAAGCACGCGCTGTTCGACCGGCTGGTCTACCACAAGCTGCGCGCCGCGCTGGGCGGCGACTGCCACGCGTCGGTATCCGGCGGCGCACCGCTAGGGGCCCGGCTCGGCCACTTCTACCGGGGTGTGGGCCTGACCATCCACGAGGGCTACGGCCTGACGGAGACCAGCTCGGCCATCACGGTCAACCAAGTCGGCCGGGTCAAGATCGGAACTGTCGGAACCTTGTTGCCGGGCAACAGCATGCGCATCGCCGACGACGGTGAACTGTTGGTGCGCGGCGGCGTGGTGTTCAGCGGCTACTGGCACAACGAACAGGCCACCGCCGAGGCGTTCTCCGACGGCTGGTTCAAGACCGGCGATCTGGGCGCGCTCGACGAAGACGGCTTCCTGAAGATCACCGGCCGCAAGAAGGAGATCATCGTCACCGCCGGCGGCAAGAACGTCGCCCCCGCCGTGCTGGAAGACCAGCTGCGGGCGCACCCCTTGATCAGTCAGGCGATGGTGGTCGGGGATGCCAAACCCTTTGTCGCCGCGCTGATCACGATCGACCCCGAGGCCTTCGGTGGCTGGAAGCAACGCAACAGCAAGGCCGAGGGGTCGTCGGTGGGCGATCTAGCCACCGATCCGGATCTGGTCGCCGAGGTCGATGCCGCGGTCAAGCAGGCCAACCTGGCGGTGTCGCATGCGGAGTCGATCCGCAAGTTCCGCATTCTTCCGGTCGACTTCACCGAGGACACCGGCGAGCTGACCCCGACGATGAAGCTCAAGCGCAACGTGGTGGCCGAGAAGTTCGCCTCCGATATCGAAGCGCTCTACGACAAGGAGTAG
- a CDS encoding polyketide cyclase / dehydrase and lipid transport — MHSIQIADQAYVAADGALVGAAIGDQLSWQRWWPDLRLQVVEDRAEKGIRWAVTGALTGTMEVWLEPSLDGVVLHYFLHAEPTGVAAWELAKLNLAKMTHRRRVAGKKMAFEVKTTLERSRPVGVSPVV, encoded by the coding sequence ATGCACAGCATCCAGATCGCCGACCAGGCCTATGTCGCCGCCGACGGCGCATTGGTCGGCGCCGCGATCGGCGATCAGTTGAGCTGGCAACGATGGTGGCCAGATCTGCGGCTACAGGTCGTCGAGGATCGCGCCGAAAAAGGAATCCGCTGGGCGGTCACCGGCGCGCTGACCGGCACCATGGAGGTCTGGCTGGAGCCGTCGCTGGACGGGGTGGTGCTGCACTATTTCCTGCACGCCGAACCGACTGGGGTGGCGGCCTGGGAGCTGGCCAAACTGAACCTGGCGAAAATGACGCACCGCCGCCGGGTGGCGGGAAAGAAAATGGCTTTCGAGGTCAAGACGACACTGGAACGGTCACGTCCGGTCGGTGTTTCTCCGGTAGTTTAA
- a CDS encoding SRPBCC family protein, producing MAEKTTQTIHIEADPGTVLEVIADIDSYPDWISEYKEAEVQERGADGYPKTVRFVMDAGIIKDTMVMSYQWPADHKSLSWTLVSSSLLRSLEGSYRLAAKGSGTDVTYELSVDLALPMIGLLKRKAERRLTDTALKDLKKRVEAE from the coding sequence GTGGCGGAGAAGACGACCCAGACCATTCACATCGAGGCGGATCCCGGCACCGTGCTGGAGGTGATCGCCGACATCGATTCGTACCCGGACTGGATCTCGGAGTACAAGGAAGCCGAAGTGCAAGAGCGCGGCGCCGACGGCTACCCGAAGACCGTGCGATTCGTGATGGACGCGGGCATCATCAAGGACACCATGGTCATGTCCTACCAGTGGCCGGCGGATCACAAGTCGCTGAGCTGGACCCTGGTCTCCAGCTCGTTGCTGCGGTCGTTGGAAGGCTCATACCGGTTGGCGGCCAAGGGTTCTGGAACCGATGTCACCTATGAACTCTCGGTCGATCTGGCTCTCCCGATGATCGGGTTGCTCAAACGCAAGGCCGAGCGCCGGCTGACCGATACCGCTCTAAAGGATCTGAAGAAACGAGTCGAGGCTGAGTGA
- a CDS encoding ArsA family ATPase, whose amino-acid sequence MSLFVGKGGVGKSTLASATAVCDAIVGQRVLVVSTDQAHSLGDVLGIPVPPSGRGEPVRVLAGLETGEATETGSGSLDAMALDTLALLEARWHEVVTALERRFPESELSSIAPEELSALPGIQEVLGLHAVGELAASGRWDRVVVDCASTADALRMLTLPATFGLYVERAWPRHRRLSITADDARSAAVVELIERISSSVERLSALLTDGETVSAHLVMTPERVVAAEAVRTLGSLSLMGVRVEELIINQVLVEDESYEYRNLPEHPAFYWYGERISEQRAVLEELDATIGDVALVMTPHLAGEPIGPKALGGLLDSARLRRGAAPPGPLHPILDLESGSGLGSIYRMRLTLPQLDPGSLSLGRVDDDLIISAGGLRRRVRLASVLRRCTVLDAHLRGGELTVRFRPDPEVWPR is encoded by the coding sequence ATCAGTCTCTTTGTTGGGAAGGGCGGGGTAGGAAAATCCACCCTCGCTTCTGCCACCGCGGTCTGTGACGCGATCGTGGGGCAGCGCGTGCTGGTGGTCTCAACCGACCAGGCGCACTCGCTGGGCGACGTGCTTGGCATCCCGGTCCCGCCGAGCGGTCGGGGCGAGCCGGTCCGGGTGCTGGCCGGCCTGGAAACCGGCGAGGCCACCGAGACGGGCAGCGGCTCGCTCGACGCGATGGCGCTCGACACCCTGGCCCTGCTCGAGGCCCGCTGGCACGAGGTGGTCACCGCACTGGAGCGCCGGTTTCCCGAGTCCGAGCTGAGCAGCATTGCGCCCGAAGAACTCTCGGCGTTGCCGGGCATTCAGGAAGTGCTCGGTCTGCACGCCGTCGGCGAGCTCGCGGCTTCCGGACGCTGGGATCGGGTGGTCGTCGACTGCGCCTCCACCGCGGACGCGCTGCGCATGCTCACCCTGCCCGCCACGTTCGGCCTCTATGTCGAGCGCGCGTGGCCGCGCCATCGCCGGCTGTCCATCACCGCCGACGACGCCCGCTCGGCCGCGGTGGTGGAGCTGATCGAACGCATCAGCTCCAGCGTCGAGCGGCTCAGCGCACTGCTGACCGACGGCGAGACGGTGAGCGCGCACCTGGTGATGACACCCGAGCGAGTGGTGGCCGCCGAGGCGGTCCGGACGCTGGGCTCGCTGTCGCTGATGGGGGTGCGCGTCGAGGAGCTGATCATCAATCAGGTTCTCGTGGAAGACGAGTCGTATGAGTACCGCAACCTGCCCGAGCACCCGGCGTTCTACTGGTACGGCGAGCGCATCTCCGAGCAGCGCGCGGTGCTCGAGGAGCTCGATGCCACGATCGGTGACGTGGCGCTCGTGATGACCCCACACTTGGCGGGCGAGCCGATCGGCCCGAAGGCGCTGGGCGGGTTGCTTGACAGTGCCCGTCTTCGGCGTGGAGCGGCGCCACCAGGACCGTTGCATCCTATTTTGGATCTCGAATCGGGGTCGGGACTTGGGTCGATATACCGGATGCGGTTAACGTTGCCCCAGCTCGACCCCGGATCGCTGTCGCTGGGTCGGGTGGACGACGACCTGATCATCAGCGCCGGCGGGTTGCGGCGCAGGGTTCGGCTGGCGTCCGTACTACGGCGCTGCACGGTGCTCGACGCGCATCTGCGGGGCGGTGAGCTGACAGTTCGTTTTCGACCAGATCCGGAGGTGTGGCCTAGGTGA